A single window of Drosophila suzukii chromosome 3, CBGP_Dsuzu_IsoJpt1.0, whole genome shotgun sequence DNA harbors:
- the LOC108014368 gene encoding uncharacterized protein has translation MAQSSKDAALAEMDLIFLDTILPRCCKDITTTQAFFKDYTAEKPKRTVTAFRKQTDPALISGHYANNLKVRGQELKTRTWPRSMDWREEYAQFVKRNKWCNEEIYKLFFVHPPVDYYQIKEYLRDLLKTTYISDYSPNQYKSLKSQRKQRVRLDADGIDYQTTYGNYHNRIQEEDPFKSNLILEPGSSGKKMDIDKFAKEMRKLFTKYNLTTYYDTICLPALIKAKDGIMPSGPIDRYTLRKH, from the coding sequence ATGGCGCAGAGCTCGAAAGATGCCGCGTTGGCCGAAATGGATTTGATCTTTCTGGACACTATTCTGCCCAGGTGCTGCAAGGACATAACCACCACGCAAGCGTTCTTCAAGGACTACACAGCCGAAAAGCCGAAGCGAACCGTCACCGCATTTCGGAAGCAAACGGATCCTGCCTTGATTTCGGGCCATTACGCGAACAATCTGAAGGTTCGAGGGCAGGAGTTGAAGACAAGGACTTGGCCGCGATCCATGGACTGGCGCGAGGAGTATGCCCAGTTCGtcaagcgcaacaagtggtGCAACGAGGAGATTTACAAGCTCTTCTTCGTGCACCCGCCCGTCGACTACTATCAAATCAAGGAATATCTGCGGGACCTGCTCAAAACCACGTATATCTCGGACTACTCGCCTAACCAGTACAAATCGCTCAAAAGCCAGCGCAAGCAAAGGGTACGGCTCGATGCTGACGGCATTGACTATCAGACGACCTATGGCAACTATCACAATCGCATTCAGGAGGAGGATCCGTTCAAGTCGAACCTTATTCTAGAACCAGGGTCAAGTGGCAAAAAGATGGACATTGACAAATTCGCCAAAGAGATGCGCAAACTGTTCACCAAGTACAATCTTACAACATATTACGacacaatctgcctcccagcGTTGATAAAGGCCAAGGATGGTATTATGCCATCGGGGCCGATCGATCGCTACACCCTTCGCAAACATTAA